ccgcgccgcccTCGGCGCCGCGGAAGGACCCGAGACCCGTCActcgccgcccgcgccgctccgGCGGAACCGGAAAGACGGGACTTGGCCCACGCGAGAGGCATCGCCGCCACTGAGGTGGCGCGAGCTTCCGTTTCCGGTCCGTGGACCTGGGGGGTGCGGGGCCCGGCGGGACGGGACCGAATGGGGCTGGGCCGCTCTGGGGTCGTTCGGTACTCCCGGGTCACAGCCGGCTCCGGGccggctggggctgcagggaatGGGCCAGGAGGGTGGTTACAAAAAGCTGGGAGGTGGATCCTGGGATGTAGCTCCAGGTCTTCCTAGGAAGCTCTCTGTGCATGAGACAAAACAAGGAGCCATTCAAAGCGGTTCTGCTTCTGTTTTGCCACCTTTGCAGCCGGGTCTGCAACACCTGTCCCGTGCTCCTGGGAGTGATCAGCGCTGCAATACTCGCTCATCCTGAGAATCTACTGCATAAATCACGATAAGGACATCACTAAGCAAGTTCTGTACAGTTTATTGAAGAACAAAGTCGAGCTATTTATTACACAAACGTTCCTGGTACCTGATCTGAAGTCCATACAGTTGATCTAGTTCCACATGACCCTTTTCTTCAGTACCTCCCACATTCCATTCAGATATGCCACGATATGTTTTAATAAATCTGTGTGAGTTCCTTCTGCTCTATGTTGGAGTCTGGTGGGCAAAAAAGCAACGTGATAATTGGAACTGCCAGCTGGCGACTGTGTTGGGAGGAATGGGTTAAGTAGATGACTGCCTGTTGAGGAGGACTGTAAACACGAAGCTGGGAATAACCCTTGCTAGCCTGGTGTGAACACTCCGGTGATCCTCTGGCATGAACCCAGTTTAATGGTGCCTATGTCTCTTTGTGTGCCTCTGCCAAGGGGTtgctttggggatccccagttagcaagggaagggaaataaATTACTCTTTGGGGTTCAGCCGTGGGCGTGTGGCTGTTGTGGTTGCTGCCTGTCTGTGGTGACACACACTCAGGCAGTTAAACAATAACAAGGTAAGAATGTTTGGTAAAGATAGAGTGCttagaaaaatgtgttttcaggCCCACTGGGTTTGATGACCCCTAAATATCTCAGATTATTTCATGAACTGGTTGAAATAGTGACAGAACCATGAAGAGTGACTGATACCaggaagctggaagaggcaaaAATCTGCCTGTGTGGAGACAAGAGGATAGGCTAAGGAATATGAATTCATGACTTTgtctgtaatttaaaaaaaataataatttgctgCATGTAAATTGTTTGTGGCCATCAGTGAGACTACTACTTGTTTCCAATAGTTGTCAAGAATTAATCCAGTGTCTGTGCTATATGCggctactaaaaaaaaaaaaaaaaaaaaagggtagtTTTACCCATTTGGTTTGCATGCCAAACCTCAGAGGCAAGCCTTCTAACACATTACCCAAACAGCCCTAGTCTTCTGGAGCACAATTGCCTATGGCCCATGGAGTCGCCCTTTACATTTTTGCTGGATGACCTTCATGTCTGTATAAAAATTTCAGTTAAAATCTCCCTTAGTGCATTCAGGTATCCTCCTCACCTGCCAACACTCTTGCTGATAGTTCTTCAGGCAAGTACTTTGTTGGAtgcttaaaaaaaccacaagggATAGGAGGCAAGAGAGGATTTTTCTGAGGACACACAAAGAAATTGGAAATCCTAGAAACCTTTTTGCCAGGGGCAAAATTAGTAAAGAAAGCCTCATCTGTCAGCAGCTAatacagcagctctgtgctgtgatCCAAAGTCCTGCCATgtatcagaatcacagaataatagcATATGctcagttggaaaagacccatCACAATCATCGAGTGTgactcctggccctgtgcaggacaTGCCAATGATCCCAtgatgtgcctgagagcattgtccaaacacttcttgaactcagacAGGTGCTTGGcactgtgaccactgccctggggagcctatTCTAGTGCTCAACCACTCTTTGAGTGaaaaacctttccctgatatccaacctaaacctccccaacTCAGCTCCATACCTTTTCCtcgagtcctgtcactggtcatgaGAGTGAAGTGATTGGCACCTGCTCCTCCGCTTCCCCTCGTGAGAATGttgaagactgcaatgaggtctcccctcaagtctcctccaggctgaacaaaccaagcGACCTGAGCCATTCCTCATAAGGCCTCCCCTCTAGACCCTTCTCCATCCTCGTGGCCTCCTTTGGATGGTCTCTAGTAGCTTCATGTCTTCTTAATATTGTgctgcccaaaactgcacacactactcaaggtgaggccacaCTAGTGCAGTGTAAAGCAGgacaatcacctcccttgactgGCTGGCAGTGCTTTGcttgatgcaccccaggacatggttggccctcctggccagGGCATACTGTTGACTCAGTAGGAGCGGCTTGTACCTCAGTCTTTCCCAGTAGTCTCTAAAGCACCTAATGTTGCTGATAAGATGTAAAGTAAACAGCCCCTGTGCTGTTGCCTTGCCATGTGCCCATCTCTTTTACAAGCAAAGAAGACAATTTACAGGAGTGATTAAAATAAGAACCTACTGGCTCTGGTTCTGTGTTCCAGAAAGGTAGTGAGAGTGGCAACAGAGTGGGACCACTGATCTTTGTGGCCTAATGTGGCCTTGAGTCCTCAGTATCATGGCTTGAATGAATAGAAGTCCAGTCCATTTCACTGTGGGAAGCAGTTGTAGGACTGCTGCTGAAACAAGGGGAAATAATCATTAGATTATTTCCATGTTCTTTAACTTGATTGCTTTAATACCTGTTTAAGTACATTTCCAGCCTACAGAAAAGTAAAATCTTTGGTTTTGTTCCTGTCCTGGTCTTGGCACAGATCAGTGGGAGGGGGCATGGCCAATACCCTAATATTATTTGATACCACCTCACATCATTGCTGGGGGCAGAGAAAGGGACTCCTGCTTCTGAGGAAAAGCAGTTCCTgctggtggggaaaagcatGGTTGGGAAGAGCCAGTCAGTATCGTCCATGCACATAATTTCTTTGTCTTATaccttttgttattaatattgttgctgttactgttcctTATCACATTGCTGTTTCTTATCTTCACCTgtgatctttgccttttgttcTTCCAATTGAAGGAAGGCAGGGGAGCAAGAAGGGCTGTTTTAGTGGGAGCACTAAATTGGGAAATACCATTCCGAAACCATGACAGTTCCATTATTTTTCTGACTACATAGGCTATAACCCCTAAGGCCTGGGTCTGTCTTGCCACTGCCAGATCCACTGTCCTGCAAGCTAATTAAGCTTCACTTGAGACAAGGAAAGACAATATGCCTCATGGATATACCTGGGTCAGAAAAATGGGCTCACAGTGTATCACTTAAATGTCTTTGAATCAAAATATAGTGTAATGCATTATTAAAACTACTTAATTTGTCTGTGTTTTTGCCTCTGAAAAAATTTAGACTTAAGGTAGTAGAGCAGCACTGTTCTAAGTTActcctcctttcttctcttgaaaaagtatttttgctttccttttacaAATAATGTTTCTTCTGAACTGCTCATGCCTTAAATTTCTTCTGTCATCCAAGCATGTGCACACTAACCATTGCCTTAACTAGTTGGTGAAAAGGGACTTAGAGGGTCTCTAATCCAACGTCCTTGTGCTAGTCAGTACTAACACCAACAAAAGAGCAAGTCAGCTGTAGCTTTTTCTGCCCTTTTGGATACAGACTCTGATATGTCTCTAGATAACCTGTTCTAGCACTGCGCCAACTTCTTAGTgaaacagtttttcttttctagcaCCCAGCCTGAACAACCCAAGATGGAATTTATGGCCATCATAATTTCTTGTGTCACCTGCCATTTGGGTTTATTGCCTTTGCAGCTCACCTTCAAGTAGCTGTAGGGTGGTAGTAGATCGTCTCTGAAATTCCTCTTTGCCAAGGAAACAAGCCCAGCTCTGATAATCAATTTGTAGGTCATGTGCTATCATCTTGGTAGTCCTCCACTGGACCCTCTCTAGTTTCTCCACATCTCTCTTGAACTTCAGTGGCAGGAAACTGCACACAGAAGTCCAGGTGTGGCCACACCACTGCTAAGCAGACATTAATAACTTCTTTCAGTCTCTGGCCATGTTCTTCCTAATACAGTGTGGTATATGGGTTGTTTTATTCACAATCACAGCTTACTGGTATCTATGGCAACTTCCAGGTCCTTCCAGCAGACTGCTCCTCATCCAATCAGTCCTCAGCCAGGAAAGATGCAATGGGGTCACTCTGCCCTGTTTCAGAACTCGACTCTCCTTCCTAAACGTCATAAGGCACCTGTTGACCCAGTTCTTTCATTTCTCAAAGTCCCTCTGGACTGCAGCTATGTTGTTCAGCAGGTCCATTGCTCACCCTGAATTCTTCTCATCATAAATTTCTTAGTTCCCTTTTCCTGTAGAATGACTTACAATTATTCTTACCAAAGATATAGTCTACCCATTGAGCTGTATGACTGTACTTAACCAGACAGACACTTAGACGTCTCTGACCTTTCTGCTGTGAACTACACTGAGGCTAAAATACAGGAGCAGCTTTGATTCTTTACTCATAGTAGGAACAAAAGAGTAAAACTGTTTGAGCCAGACGTGGCCAAGTATCCCAGGAACTGAAACACAAAACTGTGGGTAGCTGCTATGAATGTCAAACCCTTGAACCTTCTCTGGCAATGAGCAGCTAGAGCTGTTTAAGGCACTAGCACTCATGCTAGGAAATGGAGGaagtttttatttggttttccaTAAATATAGACATCAACTTCTGCTGGGTTGTTTGCATTAGGTTAATATTTCTGTAGTGTACAGGTGTTACTATTAGCTGTGAATGTCTGCTGTCTGTCTCTAGCCCTGTAAAGAGCAGAGTGTGGTGCTGTAAATATTAGCCCAGGCAGAGAATTGTTTGCTCAGCCTTCCTCTGTCCTACCTCCCCCAGTAGTTCTCTGATAGTACTCCTGACAAATGGACCAGGCTCAGCATCTTTTGCACTTCCCAGTAACGTGCTCTGGTTTTGACTCGAGAAGGGTTGTAGTGgtcaaatcctgaaaaaaaagccacagaagCACCAGTGTGCTATAATCTTCATAAGATTAGTACTATAAAAAATAAGGTACAACTAAGTAACTCAGCACCTACAGCAAACAAAATACTTCCTTGGTCAAACCCCCTCTTCACTGGCTGTGGCAGTCATGGATGTAGAGAGGAAATGCCTAGCATATCACTGGAACTGCTACTTGCTTTAATACAGTGATATACAGTAATTTCCATTCAGAAGCAGGAGGACTAATCTTTTTGAAAAACTCGAGAAGAGGAGGGCACCATTGAATTTGATTGTGAATATTTAATGTATTTGCACAGTTATTACACTTTCCGTTGGGGCTTTTGGAAAGGTGGGGTAAGTCTCTCTACTTATGCAAACAATTGACTTACAAAACGTTTCCCTCATTTTCATATACTAATGTTTGACATGTTGGACTGTAACTTTTCCACATTGGTTAATTTGATCTTAGGATGCAAACTAAAAGGAAGCATCAGTTCAAAAGAAGCACAGCTGCCTAAATGCCGTGTGGGCTCTCAGAAATGCCATCTTTTGTGTGAGTGCAGACAAACAGCTCAATCAAGACAGAGCCAGCAACAGGTAAGAAACTGAAATAACAACCTTCACAACAAAGCCAAAAGGAAGAAGCCGCGAGCTCAGTCATCCCTTCCACAGACCCAAGAATCACTTGGGGAATCTACTCAAAAGGCGGTCATCCTCCAAGAACACTCCCTCCCGTTGGAGACTTACTGTCCTTTACCCAAGTACGCCCCCGAGGGTGCGCagtcacagctctgctctcGGTACTGAGGTGCGCTATGAATCAATAAACAAACGCCTTGCGCAGCCCCTTCCAAAACGCCCCTTTTGAAGCATCCCTGCACTACCCGGGCCCAGCGGCTTCCCGGTCGCCCTGGGGACAGCGGCCGCTGGATGACCGTCCCAGCTGCCCCATCTCGCACCAGCCCGGACAGCAGCCTACCCTCTCCACCGGCCGTGGCCCCGCGGGCGGGTCTCGGACCCGCGGTGGgtcgggccgggggcggcgctcgccgcccgcacctcgacggggcgggccgggctCAGCAGAACCGAGGCGGTGCCGCGCGCAGCATGTGAGCTGCAGCCCTGGCGCTCGGAGCCACCGACCGCCAGCATGGGGCCGgcgctgctcctggggctgcttcTCTCCCGAGCCGGTAACAGCGcccggggcgcggggcgggctgggcagggcagggcagcacgTCCCCGTCCCTCTCCCGGCGGGCAGACAGCGGGATCGCCCGCATCCCGGTCGCGCCGCGGGGCGGCTGCGGGTTGCAGGGGCGGCGCCAGGGTCGCGGTAGCTAGGGTTGACCGCTGCTCCCCCCGATGCCGGGCAGGCGCGGAGCGCGTCCCGAGCGCCGCGCTCCCAGCCGCTACCTGGCTCTCCCGGCTCCAGCTGCCCCGGGCGCAGGCGGCGGGTAGGAATTCGCGATTCAAACCGGGAAAGGCGGCTGCTGCTTTGGCCCGAACGGGGAACCTCCAGTGTAGTTGTGGCCAAACTGGAGGGACGCTCTGGGGAGGGTAACGTCTGCCCTGGAGGCAAGACGTGAGGAGGTGAGAGGAGATGCCGGGAGCCGATCCCTGAATGCGGCCGGACGGGCATAACGCGGGGATTCCTTCGCCTGAGCTGGTCCCGACTGCGCCGCGCTCTCGCTGGCTTCGCCCAGAGCAGTTTTTGATACCTACCCCCCATGCATTCCCCCTCTGGAATGCTTCAGGCCCATAGCTTTCCGAGACGAGGCTGAGTTTGCCAAGACCAATCCAAGGAACTCCTGCAGAGATGAAGCTGATTGTGTTCTACTCTGCCTCCTACTACTGCCAAATCACAAGAACTGAGGATTgaaattattccttttcccagttCATATCTTGCTCAGTCTTCAGGGCTGATGTCACTAGGAATAAGGAAATTAGAAACTGCTCTGAAGCATTCCTAGTTTCTGTCTAGGGGTGCTTTGCACTCAGAAAAAGCTGCAGCTTTTTGACTGCTAAAAGATGGGCTGCTGCACTTAGACCACAGTAGTAGCCACACGATTACAAAAGATTTCCCACAATTTGCCATCTCCAAATGCTAATGCTTCTTTGGTAACTGTGTTTAATAAAGGAAgggcttctcttctgtaacTGTTGTCTCTTTAAATAGTGCGGTGCGCCAGGGGCAACAAGATAGACATATCTATATGACAGGACATTGAAAAGGGAGAATAAAGGTGTATTGTATTACCTCTCCATTTTTTCTAAGGTATAAATAATCATAATGTGTTAATTGGTTATTACCTTTTAAcgtgttttttttaaactacagaTGGGATTCCCATACACATACATCTTTAACATGTTCTGCAACCTAGACCAGAGATCTAGGGAAGAATTAGCTTTCTCATTCTTTCACGTTGTTACTGGACTACTAagacaagattttaaaaaaattgaataaCTTGCCAAATTTCGGGGCTTACAACAATGAACAGCTAGTAAATTATGTCTATAGAGGTCATCATGTTTTAAATTTAAGGTTTAGAGTAGCCTTGCCTGAACCCACTGTGCTGGATACAAAGCATTCCTGATGAGAGATTTTTCAGGGAGCTTGAAAAGTCATCAAGTCTCTATGTAAGAGGCAGGTGAACTACAAAGTACAGTAAATTGCTAGAAGAACAAAGAAACTTGTACAAGTGATACAGAGGTACCTAGATAATATTACTGGGCTGTAGGGAAACTAGAAACTCTGAGAAGCAGGCTGGCATGGAATTATGCATTCTACTGCTTACAGCAAATAAACTGATGAAGCTAGCAAAAGTGAAGGAAGTGAGAGAACAAATTACATGGTGAAGATGGTGCACTGGGCAATATGACTTGCACCATAGTGACGGCAGACTGAAGTAGTACTACTGCACCTGCTGTACAAGAGGATGATAGGTAAGATGATGTACCTAAAGAACACTAAAGATAGATGTAAGGCTCCACACAGTCATTTCCTAAAGCCAGCCAAGGAATATTGACCTGAAGGGAAGAAACATACCAGCCTATATAGAAATTTTATTAGCAAACTCTCTTGTTCTGAGACTTCATTGTACTTGTACTATTAACATAGATTCATATACTGCAGAAATGAAGAAAGATTACAGACTGAATTCACCTACCCATGTCAACATAATCATAGAATTATCGAAAGACTTGGgcaggaagggaccttaaagatcatcttgatctacccccctgccatgggctgggacaccaTCCACTAGACCTAGGCactaggttgctccaagtcccatccaacctggccttggatacttccagggatggggcagcaacagcttctctgggcaccctgtgccaggcccttACCACCCTTTgaataaagaagttcttcctaacatctaatctaaatcttgcctttttattttaaaactgttcccccttgtcctatcactatctgCCTGTATAAAAAGTTGCTATCCCTCCTTTTTTATAAGTCCACTTTAAGTACTGGAAGGGGGTCCAGtggaggtctccctggagccttctccaggctcaaTAAcgccagctctctcagcctcatagcaggaggtgctccaaccCTCGGATCATCTTTGGGGCTCCTCTGGACGCACTCCAACAGGTTGATGTCGTTCCTGTGCTcagggccccagggctggatgcagcactgcaggtggggtctcatgagggcagagcagaggggcagaatctactcccttgacctgctggccgtGCTGATTTTGATGCAGCTCAGGACATGTTTGGCTTTTTGGGCTGCAACTGCATGTGACCAGCTCACCTCAAGAactcccaggtccttctctggaGGGCTACTCTCAATTGGTTCATCTCCCAGTCTGGACTTGGGTCTGGGactgccctgacccaggtgcagcacctgtACTTggacttgttgaacttcatgaggttcttATGGGCCAAACCTTCATCTGCATTTTTGGTAGGGATTTTAGGTACTGGGTTCCATGTACTTTAATTGACTATGTATCAGCACTTCCATATGAAGCTACTTGCATCCTTTGTTAAGGATTCATTTTATTATGCAAAAAACCACACATTCTTAAGTCTTCAAGCTCATTAAAGTAGTTGTTTTTATACCCTATAAATGGTTTTCTCAGTACATCTCTTAATGACCAGCATATACTTTAATAATTGCAGCAGCACTGACTCATGGTACACAGTATGGTATTACTATGTGCTTATTGCACTGCGGTTTTCAGCGCCCAGATAGGAGAGCTTCTTCAAACATGCCTCAGCAACCGTGAGGTTTCGCAGGGATTTACTAGTCCATAAAATACAGAGTAATCCCTGATCCTGGCTAAGTTGAACAATATTATTTTGGAGGCTTTTATTTAaccttttatttcctctttcatttatattcatccttttttttctaaatggagACAGCTCTTGTTCCTTACTACTCCACATGAAAGATCCCAACAAGTTCTGTGTCTTGTCAGGAGTCCTTGTTGAAAACAGGATCCCTGCAGAACAATGACAAAGTGCTTGTGTGGCATTCATCTTGACTGGGGTCCTAACAGTCTTTTCTCTACTTGATCAGGAGACCTCATGGCTCTGCCCAGCAGTGACTGTGTTGTGGCAGAGCAGCTGTGCCTCTCTGACTCCAGCTGCAATGCCACATACAGAACCCTGGAAAACTGTGCCCTGGCCAAGACTCGCCTCCTTTCACTGGATCATGATAGCAGGGTCAGATGTCTGAATGCAGAGCTTGACCTCGGGAACAGCTCTTTGCTGCACTGCAAGTGTCACCGGCGCATGAAAAAACAGGAGCACTGCTTACGCATTTTCTGGACCGTTCACTCCAGCATGACAGATGGTGAGatgaaataatataaatttacaagtTCCTAGTAAGGCTTACCCCCACCTCCCAGCTGAAAACAACTGTGAAAGTCCACTTCCCAGCACTGTAGGTAATTGCTCTGGAACCATATCTCCTGCTAAAGAGAATTCATTACTGCTCTGTTTGATAAGCAGAGAAAACTCATCTAGTATGGGACCAGCCCTTCAAATACACCAGCGACCCTAAGAGACAAAGACAGCTACACTGAGATAGTTAGATTTAGCGAAAATTACCTCAAAATGGTACTGTCCGTCCATCACTGAAAACACATGTGATTATGACACACATTGCCATGGCATCCCTAAGTgttctgctgctttcttttgTGGGATGTTTCTACTTGACCTCCCACTAGagcctgcctgtgctgctcagcTCCTCACACTTACTGAAGCTGAAAAATCCAAATGACAACATAGACCAAATTCCAGCTGGACAAAATGTAATGAGGGTTTTACACAGTAATAGCTTCACATTTCCAGAAGAACCATTCTTGGCATTTAGCTTTGAGTGAGACAGAGCATTTCTGAACTCCAGCCTGAGGAAAGAACCAGgcataaataagaaaaatatccATTTAATAATAAACAAATGAACATACAAATAAGTTGGTCACAAAGCATTTCTCCCATCTCCCACTGCATAAAATATCTTGTATCTTGCCTAGGTTATTTCAATTTGGAGACCTCTCCCTATGAGAATCCAGCAAATGAAGAACACTGGAAGACAGATTATAATAAACTGGCAGCTCTGGTATCAGGTAAGAATTGTAATGGTTACATGATATAATGCTGCCCTCTCTTACCTTTTCATGGGTTGAAGATTATTAAGAACAATTTGGGGTAATGGCCCCTTTAATCAAAGGAATGTCTGCTCTGGCTACTTGCCTAAATTTGTCACTCCTACCAAGTGTAAATATAGCCACAGATCCAGGCCCATGAAACCAGTAATAACCCACAATGATCCATTTTCTGAAACAAGCACCCTACCATGAACCAAttaaaaaatactcttttgTAACTAGTATAATTACAGTGTCATACTGCAGCACATAGAAGGACTGGTTTGCTTTGTTCTTTTTGATTTTTCAAATCTGACCATCAAGAAAGGAGTACTCCTGCTTCCATACAGAATCTCTTCTGGAGACTTGCTTCatggtttttgtggtttttttggcttTATAGGCTCACAGTTAGCAGGAGATGCAACAAATTCATGCCTGAAAGCAACACACGTCTGTAATCTGAGCAAGAAGTGTTTTCGTCTACGCACAGACTATGCCTCCATCTGCACCAAGGGAGCAGGAAGTGAGGATGTGTGTGACCGCCGCAAGTGCCACAGAGGGCTAAGAAATTTCTTTGAGAAAGTTCCTGAGGATTTCACCAAAAGGATCCTGTTTTGTCCATGTCAGGATGAATTTTGTGGAGAAAGGCGCCGGAAAACTATTGTTCCTGATTGTTCCTTCCAGTATAACACCAAACCAAATTGCCTCTGGCTTCTGGACTCCTGCTTAGAAGACCATATCTGCAAGTAGGTCAGGCAGCAGAGGATGTTATCCAAGAGAACAACATCGACACTGATGGTCTCGTTTTCCTTCCTACAGATCCCGACTGGCTGA
This genomic interval from Aphelocoma coerulescens isolate FSJ_1873_10779 chromosome 13, UR_Acoe_1.0, whole genome shotgun sequence contains the following:
- the LOC138118023 gene encoding GDNF family receptor alpha-4-like — translated: MGPALLLGLLLSRAGDLMALPSSDCVVAEQLCLSDSSCNATYRTLENCALAKTRLLSLDHDSRVRCLNAELDLGNSSLLHCKCHRRMKKQEHCLRIFWTVHSSMTDGYFNLETSPYENPANEEHWKTDYNKLAALVSGSQLAGDATNSCLKATHVCNLSKKCFRLRTDYASICTKGAGSEDVCDRRKCHRGLRNFFEKVPEDFTKRILFCPCQDEFCGERRRKTIVPDCSFQYNTKPNCLWLLDSCLEDHICKSRLADFQQNCQPVDMSPDGCSLHNPAACLQAYMGMIGTPMTPNYVSNSSVEVSLWCTCENSGNQKEKCDQILGMFESNKCLENTIWSQMHLKQTALERQEDLLYSSSLSFQGDSASTSLSSATSQVAEGRKERDSSEQSSMPMASSVYSGATTSWPSLALFLPLLLSPH